In the Acidimicrobiales bacterium genome, GCCGGGCTACAAAGTGAGGGTGTCACCACGGTGGGCTTCTACTCCACCGGATACCAGTGGACCCAGATCACAGGCGGAACCGGATCGACCTTCGGCAACAACCCGGCTTGGTTGGCGGGTTACTCCTCCCAAGCCCAAGCCATGACGGGATGCGGATCCGCGAGCTTCACGGGCGGCCGGGTGACCTACACGCAATACCCTTCCGGCGGTTTTGACGCCGACATCCCGTGCTGAGCGGCTGAAGAGTACGAAGAGCGGTCTGCTTAAGACGTGAGCGACATTCCCGATGTAGCGAGGCCCGGGCCGGCGCAGGCAAGGGCGCCTCACGAGTTCGACGAGATGTACCTGTCCACCCCGCCCTGGGATATCGGACGCCCGCAACCGGTGTTCGTTCGTTTGGCGGACGAGGGTGACATCTCGGGTAGCGTCCTCGACGCGGGGTGTGGCACCGGCGAACACGCGCTGATGCTCGCGGCCCGCGGACTGGAAGTCACCGGTGTCGACGCTGCTCCCCGGGCGATCGATGCGGCAACCGCGAAGGCGACCGAACGCGGCCTGTCGCCGAGGTTCCTGCTGTGGGACGCCCTCAAGCTCAGCGATCTGGGCGAGCAGTTCGACACCGTCATCGACAGCGGGCTGTTCCATGTTTTCGATGACGAGCGACGCGCTCAGTACGTGGATCAGCTGCGCGCCGTGGTCTACCCGGGAGGTCGTTATCTCATGTGTTGCTTCAGTGACCGCCAGCCCGGCGATTGGGGCCCGAGGCGAGTGACCCAAGCGGAGATTCGCAACTCGTTCGCCCAAGGTTGGAGCATCTCATCCATCACGGCCGAGACGTTCGACATCAACTTGGACCCTCCGACCGCTCTCGCGTGGCTCACAAAGATGACCCGGGTCTGACCGCACGAACACCTGGATCACACGGTGCTGTGGCGGCTGCTGATGGGGTCGGTCTTCTCGTCGCCCGAGAGGCCGATGGGCCGGCTGCGAAGATCGAGTAACACAGTGTGGTGCTCGTCGGCGATCGAGACCTGAGCTACCGACTGGTTGTACCGGAACTTGAGCTTTACCTCAGAGCAGAGAGTGGCCCAGCGGTCCACCGCAAGGACGGCCAGGAGCGCCCAGGCCTGAAGTGGAATCGCCGCGTCCAGCGAAAACGCGGTCCCGCTAAGGCGGTGTTCGTCGGGCGCGCAAAGCACGTCGATCACCAGCTCTTCCGGACGCGGTTCGGCGAAGATGATCTGCGCGCGCAGTTCGGGTAGTAGATGCGACGTCGGGTGCCTATGTTTCACCCGGATCTCCTTCCGGCACGTCTTCCCCAGCGGTGCTGCGCTCGCTCTCGCCAGTGCCGCGATCGGTATGGAGATGCTCGGTTTCCATCACTGCGGCCCGCACTTCGCTCAGCGCCTCCTGCATTCCCCGCACGGTGACCGGGTCGTCGAGGCGGGTTCGCCACTCTGTACCCCACCGGTCCTCGAGGACGCGCTCGCCGTCGTCGCCGAATCGTGCGCGGCGAATTCGCCAAGGCGATCTCACCAGTTCAGATAGTTGCGACCAGGTGATCGTTTCAGCGACCGCTATGCCGGCGTGGTAGCCGTCGTCGTAGCGGGGCCTGATCTCGGCAACGAACCGCTCGGCGACATGAGCGATCCGTTCCGAGGTCCACAGCGGACCGGAACGGGGCTGGCCCCAATACGTGCACGCCGCGTCGGCAGCGGACATCGCCGAGCGGAGCGCAGACTCCACCACGGACGAGACGCTCCCCAGCAGCTCCTGCACCGCTTCCTCGACAGGTGCTCCCACCCGACCTCACCTCCGGCGCTGTAGGATATATAGGTAGGATAGAATGGGTACGACAAAGCGTCAAGGGTAGGATGTACTACAGTTGCAAACAGGCTTGGTGAGAAGGGCAGATGGCTAAACGCAGCGTCTACATACCGGATGGACTCTGGACCGAGATCCAGGATCAGGTACACGGGCTCAACCTGAGCGTCTCCGAGATCGTTCAGACAGCCCTGCGCCAAGCGTTCGGCGCGACCAGAACCCACGCCCCGACGCCCGACGAGGCCTTCAAACCTCGGCACCGGCGCGTAGACGCCGACACCCTGGACCGGCTGAAAGACAGGTTCCAAAAGCAGGCTCAGGCCGCCTACGACGAAGGCCACGACTACGGCAGCGAGATCGCAGGAAGGCTCAACTGGGCGGAACTGGGAGCCCTTGCACGCACCAACTGGCGTCATCCCCGAAAGGACGGCGACACGGGCTGGGACGCCTACCAAGCAGTGCTCGGCACGCCGTGGGGGCCCGAATGGGTCAACCGTCTGAAAGAGGACGGCATGGCCAGCCGCGGTCTCAGCGACGCGCTGCAGGAGATATACGACTACACCACCGCTGACCTAGCCGACGATCCTGACGGCTAGCCGTTAGATGACAGCCGGCTGGTGGATGACCGTCCCGTTGAGGAGCTTTGAGGGATCCTCGGGGGCCGGCTGCGGCTTGCCAAGATGAAAACCCTGCGCCCTGTCGCAGCCGAGGGCTCGAAGAACTGCGAGCTGCTCGCAGGTTTCGACGCCTTCTGCGATAACGATCCGCCCAAGGTCGTGGGCCAGTCCGATGATCGCCTTCACGATCGCTTCGTCCTCGGAGCTCACGGTCAGGCCGGCAACGAAACGCTGGTCGATCTTCACTTTGTCGAACGGGTATGTGCGGAGATTGGCGAGCGAGGAGTAGCCGGTACCGAAGTCGTCCATCGCGAGAAACACGCCGAGCGCCTTGAGCTTGCCGATCCGTTCGGCCGCCGCGTGAGGGTCGCGTATCAGCGCGCTCTCGGTCAGCTCCAGCGTCAGGTGCAACGGCCGGCGGAGCATCTCCTCCACAGTTTTCGCGAAATCCTCGTGTGCGAGTTGGCCGGCCGAGATGTTGACCGCCATGTGCACTGGTGACCCGTTTGCGGCCCACATCGTCGCTTGGTCGCAGGCCTGCCGGAGCACCCAATCACCGAGCATCATGATCAGCCCGCTGTCCTCGGCGACTTCGATGAACTGCTGCGGACCGATCAGCCCTTCGTGGGGGTGCTGCCAGCGGAGAAGGGCTTCGGCCGCAACGAGTTCTCCGGTTCGGAGGTCGAGGATCGGCTGGTAGAAGAGCCTCAGCTCGCCGCGATCGACGGCGCCGCGGAGAAGGTGCTCGGTGTGGACCCTGGCCAAGGCGCTGGCCCGAGCCTCCTCGTCGAATACCTGGACCCGGCCGCGTCCGAGCTCCTTGGCCCGGTACATCGCAGTGTCGGCATCGCGGATCAGCTCCGCCGGGTTGGAAGCCAGATCCTCGGCGGAGGCGACTCCGATGCTGGCCGTCAAATAGAAGTCCTCGCCGGCGAGACGGAAGGGCTGATCGAATGTTTCCAACAGGCGGCGCGCGACCACCACCGGGTCTCCCGGCGGCTCGCAAAGGATCACGAACTCATCGCCGCCGAAACGAGCGACCGTGTCTCCAGTTCGCAACGCAGAGCGCAGCCGCCCAGCCGCCTCGACAAGCAACTGGTCGCCGGTGTCGTGGCCGAGGCTGTCGTTGATCAGCTTGAACCGGTCGACGTCGAGGAACAGCAGCGCCGGCTGCTCAGCCCCTGGCTGCAACCGGGCCAGGCTGTCGGACAATCTCTTGAGCAACAAGGCTCGGTTCGGAAGCCCGGTCAGCCCGTCGTGCATGGCGTTGTGCGCGAGCTCAGCTTCCGCCCGTTTGCGGTCCGTGACATCCCGGACGTTCAGAACGACCCCTCCGATCGACGGGTTGGCCCTCTGGTTCGTTCCCACCGCCTCGACGTGTCGCCATATCCCGTCGGGCCGTCGTACGCGCATCTCCACCGGCTGGCTCGGCCCAGGAAGGAGAAGCGCTTCCGCAAGATAATTTCTGACCGGCTCGATGTCGTCGGGATGAACGAGTGAGCGAAGGTCCGCCTTGTGGAGCTCTTGCGCGGTCATCCCGGTTATCAGTTCGCACGCGCCGCCGGCGTAAATCGCCGTTCCTACTTCGTCCAAAACGAGGATCATGTCGGAGGAGTTCTGGACGAGCGACGCGAACCTCTCACCGGTCACGCGCGCTGCCTCCCAGGCCCGTTCTCTGTCGGCCGAGATCGTCTCCGCCATTCGGGAGACGTAGAGGAAGGCGACGGCGCCGAGGGCCGCAATTCCGTTGTCGAGCGGCGTACGGATGTACGAGGGGGCGATCCCGACGGCGACCGCGATCTGACCGCCCGCGATTCCCGCGAAGGCCCACAGCCTGCAAACCCGCCAGGCGGCGGCGCCCTTCTCTGCAACCAATTGTTGAGCCGCGACGAGGTATACGACGTCCACGGCCGGTCCCCACCCAGTGGCATAGATGATCAGCGTGGTGGCCAGGGCGCCTGTAGCGGCCCGACCCTGAAGCGTCCACGCCGTCGGGTGCTTCGCGTCACGAACGGTCGCCGCTGTCGACAGGACCGCGGGAATGAGCCAGAGCAGCCCGTAAACCCACATCGGGTGGTCGGCTATGTCGTGCATGTCCCGGAAAAGCCAGAACAGCACCAGCGTCACGGGACCGATGGCATAGGCGAGGAAGAGCGGCTGACGCGCCACGCTCAGCAGCTGTGCTCGCCCAGGCAGGGATATTCGCTGTTCGGCCACGATCACTTTTGGATGAGCCTCCTAGAAACTCATCGGAAGTTGGTCCGGCAAGCTTGAATGACCTGTCCCTCGCCGGGTGTTATCCACACCAGGCGAGAGGGACAGCACCCTCACGAGAGACGGCTGGAACCCCTACCGTTGAAGATGTGGAGGGCACGGATGCCCGCGGGGTACAGGTTGAGCGCACCGCGTTATCGGGCGCGGTGGTCGCGCACGGTGTCCGCAAGATGTTCGAGGCGGACAACGCGCCCATCCGGGCCCTCCGGGGCGCCGACCTCGTGGTGCAGGCTGGTGAGTTCGTGGGCATCATGGGTCCGTCGGGATGCGGGAAGAGCACACTTCTCAACCTGATCGCCGGGCTCGACGTGCCAGACGGAGGTCAGATCCGCGTGGCGGGACAGCCGCTGGCCGGTCTGGACGAAGACGGCCTCGCCCGGATGCGACGGCGGCACATAGGGATCGTGTTCCAGTTCTTCAACCTTCTCGAAGGGATGACGGTTCTGGAAAACGTGACCCTTCCGGCGGTCATCGCCGGCAGAAGCCGGCGTGCCGCCGAATCCCGCGGCCGGGATCTCCTCGACCTCTTGGGGGTGGCCGACAAGGCGATGACCATGCCCACGTCGCTCTCGGGTGGTCAGCGACAGAGGCTCGCCATCGCGCGCGCCCTCGCCAACGACCCGACGGTGCTGTTGGCGGACGAACCGACCGGTTCGCTCGACACCGAGGGCGGCCGGGAGATCATGGAGCTGCTCCGCCGCCTGCACGCCGCAGGCCAGACGATTGTCATGGTGACGCACAACCCCGAGGTGGCCACCTCCGCGTCCCGCTTGGTGGCGATGCGGGACGGCCGGATCGAAGAGTGAGCGCCACCTCGTCGCGAATCGCTGCTGCGGCCGCGCTGCTTCTCTCGTGGGTGGCCGTCGCTGTCGGGTTCTCCGAAGTACCAGTGTCGAACGTGGTCGGATGCGGTCTCGGCGTCGCAGCGCTGTGGGCGGCAGCGGGTTGGCTCGTGTGGAGGCGCAACGGGATCCCCCTCGTCGCCTTCGCAAGCTTCCTTGCCGCAACGGCATTGGCCGCGTCGCGTTTCCCGCCGGACGGTCGGGCGGTCGAAGTCACCGCCGCAGCACTGGCTGGGGTGGTGACGTTCTGGTGGTTGGTGGATGCCGTTCGCCGAGGTTATCGACGCGGTCCGGCTGCAGACCGGGACCGGCTGCGCTGGCTCGCCGCCGGGATAGTGGCGGGCACCTCGGTGATCGTCGTGAGCGCGGCATTGCGGACCTTGGTCGGCTGGCCGGATGACCTGGGGCCCGTCGCCGTGGGCGCTTCAGCAGCTCCCGCCGTCGCGAGAGCGGCCTCGGAGTCGCGCCGGGGCAGTGGTCGTGGCGGACGCGTGCTTGTCGACACGCTGGCGCTCGGAACGTTCGCGGCGATGATCTCGGTGGTGTACCTGATCGTGGTGCGCGGCCTCGGTAATCCTCCGAAGCAGAAGTCAGATCGCGAGACGCTGGGACTTTCGATGGTGGCCGCAGCGCTGGCGGCGGTGTCGTTCGGACCGGCGCGCCGGAGTTTTCTGAGCACAGCCAACCGGCTTGTGTATGGCGCCAAGC is a window encoding:
- a CDS encoding ABC transporter ATP-binding protein, which encodes MEGTDARGVQVERTALSGAVVAHGVRKMFEADNAPIRALRGADLVVQAGEFVGIMGPSGCGKSTLLNLIAGLDVPDGGQIRVAGQPLAGLDEDGLARMRRRHIGIVFQFFNLLEGMTVLENVTLPAVIAGRSRRAAESRGRDLLDLLGVADKAMTMPTSLSGGQRQRLAIARALANDPTVLLADEPTGSLDTEGGREIMELLRRLHAAGQTIVMVTHNPEVATSASRLVAMRDGRIEE
- a CDS encoding EAL domain-containing protein, yielding MIVAEQRISLPGRAQLLSVARQPLFLAYAIGPVTLVLFWLFRDMHDIADHPMWVYGLLWLIPAVLSTAATVRDAKHPTAWTLQGRAATGALATTLIIYATGWGPAVDVVYLVAAQQLVAEKGAAAWRVCRLWAFAGIAGGQIAVAVGIAPSYIRTPLDNGIAALGAVAFLYVSRMAETISADRERAWEAARVTGERFASLVQNSSDMILVLDEVGTAIYAGGACELITGMTAQELHKADLRSLVHPDDIEPVRNYLAEALLLPGPSQPVEMRVRRPDGIWRHVEAVGTNQRANPSIGGVVLNVRDVTDRKRAEAELAHNAMHDGLTGLPNRALLLKRLSDSLARLQPGAEQPALLFLDVDRFKLINDSLGHDTGDQLLVEAAGRLRSALRTGDTVARFGGDEFVILCEPPGDPVVVARRLLETFDQPFRLAGEDFYLTASIGVASAEDLASNPAELIRDADTAMYRAKELGRGRVQVFDEEARASALARVHTEHLLRGAVDRGELRLFYQPILDLRTGELVAAEALLRWQHPHEGLIGPQQFIEVAEDSGLIMMLGDWVLRQACDQATMWAANGSPVHMAVNISAGQLAHEDFAKTVEEMLRRPLHLTLELTESALIRDPHAAAERIGKLKALGVFLAMDDFGTGYSSLANLRTYPFDKVKIDQRFVAGLTVSSEDEAIVKAIIGLAHDLGRIVIAEGVETCEQLAVLRALGCDRAQGFHLGKPQPAPEDPSKLLNGTVIHQPAVI
- a CDS encoding class I SAM-dependent methyltransferase; this translates as MSDIPDVARPGPAQARAPHEFDEMYLSTPPWDIGRPQPVFVRLADEGDISGSVLDAGCGTGEHALMLAARGLEVTGVDAAPRAIDAATAKATERGLSPRFLLWDALKLSDLGEQFDTVIDSGLFHVFDDERRAQYVDQLRAVVYPGGRYLMCCFSDRQPGDWGPRRVTQAEIRNSFAQGWSISSITAETFDINLDPPTALAWLTKMTRV